The Siansivirga zeaxanthinifaciens CC-SAMT-1 region ATATGACATGGATATTTCCGCAGATTTAATTTCATTAGATAAATGAACTAATTGCTTAAAATTATTGTCTAAATACAAGCTTGAATATTGAATTGGTGTGAGGTTGTCAATGTCAATTTCATTGATTTTATCGATTAAATTTTGTTTTGTACTATTTGTTATTCCAGTAAATAAATTTCTCGTTTTTAAATATTGTTTAAACAATGACTCAAGTTTAGCACCATCGGAAGCTAAAATTGACTTATATGTGTCATACGTTTTTATAGAGTTTTCGATATGAATATCCATTGAATTATAAAAATTTAAATATGGTGCCATATCATCTTCAAATGCTTGAATTTGTTTTTCATAGTTGGGTGCAAATAGTTTTTTTATGAAAAGGAATACACCTTTTTTTTCAAGAAATCCATTGACAATAGACAATACATTTCCTACTGCAGCTCCGACCGGGTGAACATTAATTAAAGAAGTAAGAAGTCCATTGGAATTTGTCGCATTATCTAAACCAGCAACTAGAGCTTCAGAGCCTAGTTTTGAATTCATTTCAAAATTATTCTCAATACTGGCTCTCATTTTGCTAATAAAACTTTGTCCTTCAAATAATTTGGTATTAGGACTTACAGACTTAACGACAAAAGCACTCGCATAAGTTTTTTCAATATCAATTAATACCATTGAAGTATTTTGTCTTATGTAAGAAAGGTTATGTGCCGTGGTTAAAACTACTTCAATATCAGTTCTGGCTTCTGATATGCTTTTTGCTTTAGCGATATCTACCCAAGTACTCTGAGAGTATAAGTTCAAAAAGAGACATGTCAGAATAAGAGTAAAATAAAGTTTTAAAAGTTTCATAAATTTTTAATTTTTATCGGTTTTTAAATTATTGTAGCCACCAACACGATACAATCACCCAAAGCATATCACATCCGTTGACAAACGAAGATAACAGAAAATATTTACAAAATAAAGTTAAAACAAAAAAGACTACTGCTTTTTGTAAGATAAAAGCGCGTATAACGAAGCCAAAGCCCAAACAGCTTCTAAAATTATAAAAGGCCAGTAATTTAAAAGTATAGACGCTAAACACGCCATAGAAGCGCCCACCACATTTAATAGCATGAAAACCAAATGCTTGTTCGATAATTTGCCTAAAATATTTAAAAGATAGGCGAGTAGTATTTGAAAAACACCTATAAAACCAATCCAGTCTGTGAAATTCATAGGTTTAGTTTTTAAAAGTTAAAAGCATTTGGTGGTTTGGGTTGTACCGCGTCGCTGTTATTTGAAAATCGTGGCGACCAACAATGTTAAAGCCTATGTTTTTATAAAAATTAATGGCTTTATGGTTTTCTGTCCACACAAACAACCACATA contains the following coding sequences:
- a CDS encoding CBU_0592 family membrane protein, with the translated sequence MNFTDWIGFIGVFQILLAYLLNILGKLSNKHLVFMLLNVVGASMACLASILLNYWPFIILEAVWALASLYALLSYKKQ